The genomic stretch GACTCGTTATCGGGAAAGATATTGGCATTATTTGTTACAACGATACACTTTTAAAAGAAATTGTAGAAGGTGGAATCACAACGATTTCCACAGATTTTAATTTAATGGGAGAAAACTTAGCAAGTATGATGCTGGAGAATCAACAAGAACATATAGAAAATCCAAGTCGTTTAATCATCAGAAAATCAGTATAAAAAGTTGTACACACTAAAAGAAACAGAAACACAAGGTTTACACTACTTAGAAATGGCAAGTTCTGATGGTGAATCAAAAGCGCAACTATGTCTTGATCAAGGAGGACGATTGAGCAATTTCGTATTTGAAAAGATTCAAATTCTTGCAGATTTAGATACTTCAACTTATAAAGACAATTATGCGTCTTCTATTTTATTTCCGTTTGCAAACAGAATTAAAGATGGAGAATACACTTTTAATGATTCAAAATATAAACTAGATTGCAACGAAGTTGATAAAAACAATGCATTGCACGGTTTGGTTTACAACAAGACATTTGTTTGTATTCATAAAGTAACAACAGCTGATTATGCCTGTGTAACCTTGCAATATAAAGATGGCGGGAAACATAAAGGATTTCCATTTAAATTTAATATAGAACTGACGTATACATTGAGTAAAAGTGGAATTATTTTATCAATTACTATTGTAAATAAAAGTAAAAAAACGTTCCCTTTTACGCTGGGTTGGCATCCTTATTTTAATAGTGTGAATTTGGATAATAGCTCCATAAATTTTAAGAGTACTAAAAAATATGTATTGGATAGTCAGCAAATTATCTCAGGTGAAACGGATTTAGATTTTGAAATGCCTTTACAACTAAAAGGCACAAAATTAGACGATGGGTATCCTCTTGAAACCAATGAAATTGATTTCTCAACACCAGCATATTGTTTTAATATAAGGTCTTCAGCGAAAGAAAATTTTCTGCAACTTTACACGCCACCTCAACCCAATATTATAGCAATTGAGCCAATGACAGGTGCGGCAGATAATTTTAATAATAAAATAGGCTTACAAACGCTACAACCAAACGAAACTTACACTGTGAAATGGAGTATGGCAATTCAAACTCTTGACACTAAACTAAAAACTAACCAACTAATCAATAAACTATGCAGTTCTTAACATTCATTGGATTTACAGCTCTGGTAGCTATCATATCCTATTACAAAACAAGAAATACGGAAGATTCATCCTCAGACGGTTATTTTCTTGGAGGTCGTAGCTTAACGGCTGGAGTAATTGCCGGATCATTATTATTAACCAACCTTTCTACGGAACAAATTGTGGGACTAAATGGTTCTGCATACCAAAGTGGATTATCTGTAATGGTATGGGAAACGCTGGCTGCAATTGCGATGGTGGTTACCGCCATGTTTTTATTGCCTAGATATTTAAAAGGTGGTTTAACAACAGTTCCAGGGTTTTTAGCAAAACGTTTTGATGTGACTACAAAAACATTAACCTCAGTTTTATTTCTAACAGGTTATGTGGTGGTTTTACTGCCAGTTATTTTATACTCAGGATCTTTAGCAATTAGCGGCATGTTTGATGTGCCAGAATTATTAGGAGTTACACATACACAATCTATTTGGATTTGTGTTTGGGGAATAGGAATTATTGGTTCTATATATGCTGTTTTTGGTGGATTGAAAGCGGTTGCCGTTTCAGATTCGATTAATGCAGTTGGTTTATTAATTGGAGGAATTTTAATTCCAATATTTGGTTTACTAATGATTGGCGATGGAAGCATTTTAGATGGACTTAATACACTTACAACAGAAAATCCAGAGAAGTTTAAATCTATGGGCGGACCAGCAGATCCTGTACCATTTTACACCATTTTTACAGGTATGATGTTAGTTCAGTTATTTTATTGGGGAACAAACCAACAAATTATTCAAAGAGCACTTGGTGCAAAAGATTTGAAAGAAGGTCAAAAAGGATTATTACTGGCATCGTTTATAAAAATACTAGGACCAATAATTGTAGTATTACCTGGTTTAATAGCCTATCACATTTTTGAAGGAAATTTAGAAAGTGCAGATAGTGCGTATCCAGAATTAGTAAGGGAAGTATTGCCTACTGCTTGGGTTGGTTTCTTTGCAGCTGTATTATTTGGAGCTATTTTGAGTTCATTTAACAGTGTCTTAAATAGTTCTGTAACCTTATTTGGAATTGATGTTTACAAACAACACATCAATAAAGATGCAGACGAAAAGACAGTAGTAAAATATGGTAAAACCTTTGGTGTTATCTTAGCGATTGCTGCGATGTTTATTGCACCACTTATTGCAAATGCAGGAAGTTTATTTGACTATTTACAAGAGATTAACGGTATTTATAGTATTCCTATTTTCTCTATTATCATTGTTGGTTATTTAACCAAACGTGTACCTGCTCTTGCAGCTAAAGTCGGATTGTTATCTGGATGTTTATTATATATCCTAAGCCAGTTTATTATGCAGCCTTACTTTGTAAATAAAGCATTGGAATCAGCAAAAACAGCAGGAGTTACAGATGAAGTTGCTTTGGCTTTGGTAGAAACACAAGCGTATCCTCATTTCTTAGACGTTATGGCAATTTTATTTGCATTAAACGTACTGATAATGCTAATTATAGGAAAGCTAAAACCAAGAGAAGAAGCGTACGTTCAAGAATACACAAAACAGGTCGATATCACGCCATGGAAATACACGAAACAAACTGGTATCGCGATCTGTGTAGTAGTAATAGGAGTCTATATATATTTTGCATAAGTATTATGAATAAGAAATTAGTTAAAGAAATAAAGAGCAGTTTTACAGCGCATTATAAAACAAAGCCTCTTATCGTATTTTCTCCGGGTAGAATTAACCTTATTGGAGAGCATACCGATTATAATGATGGTTTTGCATTTCCTGCTGCCATTAATAAAGGTATTGCACTTGCTATAAGTAAGAGCGATTCTAATGTTAGTAGCACGTATGCTTTAAACAAGAATGAAATCTACGAATTTAACACTGAAAACATAAAACCGTTAGAAGATGGAGGTTGGCGAAATTATGTTCTAGGAGTTGTTGCAGAATTGCAAATGCTTGGGAAAAACATTGGAAATTTCAACAGTGTTTTTGCGGGTAATATTCCAGGCGGTGCAGGTATGTCATCTTCTGCTGCATTAGAAAATAGTTTTGTATTTGGATTGAATGAATTATTCGATTTAGGATTGACTAAACACGATATGATTTTAGTATCTCAAAAAGCCGAACATAATTATGCTGGTGTTAAATGTGGCATCATGGATCAATACGCAAGTATGTTTGGTGTAAAAAAGAGCGCGCTTTTATTAGACTGTAGAACTATAGAATCTGAGCCTTTTAAAATAAATTTTAAGGATTATAAATTGATGCTTATTAACAGTAATGTAAAGCACGATTTATCTGAAAGTGCTTATAATGATAGACGTTCAGTTTGCGAAAAAGTATCTCAACTATTAGGGATTGATGCTTTAAGAGATGCTTCAAAAGAAGATTTAGATCGTATTAAAAGTGATATTTCCGATGAAGATTACCAAAAAGCTTTATATGTAATTAATGAGAATAATCGCGTGAAGCTGTTTTCAGAAGCTATAAAGAAAAATGATTTAATAGTTTTAGGGAATTTAATATATCAATCTCATGAAGGTTTAAGCACTAATTATAAAGTGAGTTGTGAAGAACTCGATTTTTTAGTGGCTAGGGCAAAAGAAAATCCACATGTTTTAGGTGCTAGAATGATGGGCGGCGGTTTTGGCGGCTGTACCATTAACCTTATTAAAAAAGACCAATTTAAGAAATTCAAAAAAGGTGTTTCTAAAAAATATAGAGCTGCATTTAAAAAAGACTGTTCTATTTACAGCGTAAAGTTATCAAGAGGAACACATTTAGTCGATTAATACAATATATATTATAAAAAATGAGTACAAATTTACAAGACTATTCACACAAACGATTCAACATACTCACGGGAGAATGGGTATTGGTATCGCCACACAGAGCTAAAAGACCTTGGCAAGGACAGAATGAAGCTATTTCTAATGAGCAGCGTCCTGCACACGATCCGAGTTGTTATTTATGCGCAGGCAATACCAGAATTAATGGAGAACAAAATCCAGTATACGAAGATGTATTTGTATTTACAAATGACTTTGCCGCTTTGCAATCGGATTCACCGGAATTTTCAGTAAACGATGGACTTTTCATCGCGAAAAGCGAACAAGGAATTTGCAAAGTAATTTGTTTTAGTCCAGATCATTCCAAAAGTTTGGCTGACATGAGTGTTTCATCAATCCAAAAAGTAGTAGAAACTTGGCAACAAGAATATACGTCACTTGGTAAAGAATCAATGATTCAATATGTGCAAATTTTTGAAAATAAAGGTGCTGTAATGGGTTGTAGTAATCCGCATCCGCATGGGCAA from Kordia antarctica encodes the following:
- a CDS encoding aldose 1-epimerase — its product is MYTLKETETQGLHYLEMASSDGESKAQLCLDQGGRLSNFVFEKIQILADLDTSTYKDNYASSILFPFANRIKDGEYTFNDSKYKLDCNEVDKNNALHGLVYNKTFVCIHKVTTADYACVTLQYKDGGKHKGFPFKFNIELTYTLSKSGIILSITIVNKSKKTFPFTLGWHPYFNSVNLDNSSINFKSTKKYVLDSQQIISGETDLDFEMPLQLKGTKLDDGYPLETNEIDFSTPAYCFNIRSSAKENFLQLYTPPQPNIIAIEPMTGAADNFNNKIGLQTLQPNETYTVKWSMAIQTLDTKLKTNQLINKLCSS
- a CDS encoding solute:sodium symporter family transporter, with protein sequence MQFLTFIGFTALVAIISYYKTRNTEDSSSDGYFLGGRSLTAGVIAGSLLLTNLSTEQIVGLNGSAYQSGLSVMVWETLAAIAMVVTAMFLLPRYLKGGLTTVPGFLAKRFDVTTKTLTSVLFLTGYVVVLLPVILYSGSLAISGMFDVPELLGVTHTQSIWICVWGIGIIGSIYAVFGGLKAVAVSDSINAVGLLIGGILIPIFGLLMIGDGSILDGLNTLTTENPEKFKSMGGPADPVPFYTIFTGMMLVQLFYWGTNQQIIQRALGAKDLKEGQKGLLLASFIKILGPIIVVLPGLIAYHIFEGNLESADSAYPELVREVLPTAWVGFFAAVLFGAILSSFNSVLNSSVTLFGIDVYKQHINKDADEKTVVKYGKTFGVILAIAAMFIAPLIANAGSLFDYLQEINGIYSIPIFSIIIVGYLTKRVPALAAKVGLLSGCLLYILSQFIMQPYFVNKALESAKTAGVTDEVALALVETQAYPHFLDVMAILFALNVLIMLIIGKLKPREEAYVQEYTKQVDITPWKYTKQTGIAICVVVIGVYIYFA
- the galK gene encoding galactokinase, translated to MNKKLVKEIKSSFTAHYKTKPLIVFSPGRINLIGEHTDYNDGFAFPAAINKGIALAISKSDSNVSSTYALNKNEIYEFNTENIKPLEDGGWRNYVLGVVAELQMLGKNIGNFNSVFAGNIPGGAGMSSSAALENSFVFGLNELFDLGLTKHDMILVSQKAEHNYAGVKCGIMDQYASMFGVKKSALLLDCRTIESEPFKINFKDYKLMLINSNVKHDLSESAYNDRRSVCEKVSQLLGIDALRDASKEDLDRIKSDISDEDYQKALYVINENNRVKLFSEAIKKNDLIVLGNLIYQSHEGLSTNYKVSCEELDFLVARAKENPHVLGARMMGGGFGGCTINLIKKDQFKKFKKGVSKKYRAAFKKDCSIYSVKLSRGTHLVD